The Pongo abelii isolate AG06213 chromosome 20, NHGRI_mPonAbe1-v2.0_pri, whole genome shotgun sequence genome window below encodes:
- the ZNF229 gene encoding zinc finger protein 229 isoform X1 → MSQEPLSFKDVAVVFTEEELELLDSTQRQLYQDVMQENFRNLLSVGERNPLGDKNGKDMEYIQDEELRFFSHKELSSWKIWEEVAGELPGSQDCRVNLQGKDFQLSEDAAPHQGWEGASTPFFPLENFLDSLQGDGLISLENQQFPAWRAIRPIPIQGSWAKAFVNQSGDVQERCKNLDTEDTVYKCNWDDYSFCWISCHVDHRVPEIDKPCGCNKCRKDCIKNSVLHHISPGENGLKSNEYGNGFRDDSDRPPHPRVPLKEKPYQYHEFSKGLRHSARLNRHQRIPTGEKSVKSLERGRGVRQNTHIHNHPRAPVGDMPYRCDVCGKGFRYKSVLLIHQGVHTGRRPYKCEECGKAFGRSSNLLVHQRVHTGEKPYKCNECGKGFSYSSVLQVHQRLHTGEKPYTCSECGKGFCAKSALHKHQHIHPGEKSYSCGECGKGFSCSSHLSSHQKTHTGERPYQCDKCGKGFSHNSYLQAHQRVHMGQHLYKCNVCGKSFSYSSGLLMHQRLHTGEKPYKCECGKSFGRSSDLHIHQRVHTGEKPYKCSECGKGFRRNSDLHSHQRVHTGERPYVCDVCGKGFIYSSDLLIHQRVHTGEKPYKCAECGKGFSYSSGLLIHQRVHTGEKPYKCQDCGKGFRCTSSLHKHQRVHTGKKPYTCDQCGKGFSYGSNLRSHQRLHTGEKPYTCYECGKGFRYGSGLLSHKRVHTGEKPYRCHVCGKGYSQSSHLQGHQRVHTGEKPYKCEECGKGFGRSSCLHVHQRVHTGEKPYTCDVCGKGFSYTSGLRNHQRVHLGENPYK, encoded by the exons ATGTCTCAG GAGCCATTGAGCTTCAAGGACGTGGCTGTGGTCTTCACTGAGGAGGAGCTAGAGCTGCTGGACTCTACCCAGAGGCAGCTGTACCAAGATGTGATGCAGGAGAATTTCAGGAACCTGCTCTCAGTGGGTGAGAGGAATCCTCTGG GAGACAAGAATGGAAAGGATATGGAGTATATTCAAGATGAAGAATTAAGGTTCTTTTCACACAAAGAGCTCTCCTCGTGGAAAATCTGGGAAGAGGTGGCAGGTGAATTACCTGGGAGCCAAGACTGTAGAGTAAATCTGCAAGGAAAAGACTTCCAGTTATCAGAAGATGCTGCTCCCCATCAAGGGTGGGAAGGAGCATCTACGCCGTTTTTTCCACTTGAGAATTTCCTGGACAGTCTACAAGGAGATGGGCTTATCAGTCTAGAAAATCAACAGTTTCCAGCCTGGAGAGCTATAAGACCAATCCCCATTCAAGGATCTTGGGCAAAAGCGTTTGTGAACCAGTCAGGGGATGTTCAAGAAAGATGTAAAAATCTCGACACAGAAGACACAGTATATAAATGTAACTGGGATGATTACAGCTTTTGCTGGATATCTTGTCATGTTGATCACAGAGTCCCTGAAATAGATAAGCCATGTGGTtgcaataaatgcagaaaagactGCATTAAAAACTCTGTACTTCATCACATTAGCCCTGGAGAGAATGGCTTGAAAAGTAACGAATATGGAAATGGCTTCAGGGACGATTCAGACCGTCCCCCCCATCCAAGAGTACCTTTGAAAGAGAAACCCTATCAATATCATGAGTTTAGTAAGGGCTTGAGGCACAGTGCCCGTCTTAACAGACATCAAAGAATTCCCACAGGAGAGAAATCTGTTAAGAGTCTTGAGCGTGGTCGGGGCGTCAGACAGAACACGCACATACACAACCACCCCAGAGCCCCTGTGGGAGACATGCCCTATAGATGTGATGTCTGTGGAAAGGGGTTCAGGTATAAATCGGTTCTTCTTATTCATCAAGGGGTGCATACAGGAAGGAGACCCTATAAATGTGAGGAGTGTGGGAAGGCATTTGGTCGAAGTTCAAACCTGCTTGTCCATCAGAGggtccacactggagagaaaccatataaATGCAACGAGTGTGGGAAGGGCTTCAGTTACAGCTCAGTGCTTCAAGTCCATCAGAGGCTGCACACAGGGGAGAAGCCCTACACCTGCAGCGAGTGTGGCAAAGGCTTCTGTGCCAAGTCTGCACTGCACAAACACCAGCACATTCACCCTGGAGAAAAGTCCTACAGCTGTGGCGAGTGTGGAAAGGGATTCAGCTGCAGCTCCCACCTCAGCAGTCATCAGAAGACACACACCGGTGAGAGGCCCTACCAGTGTGACAAGTGTGGCAAAGGTTTCAGTCACAACTCGTACCTTCAAGCTCACCAGAGAGTTCACATGGGGCAGCATCTGTACAAATGCAACGTGTGTGGTAAGAGTTTCAGTTACAGCTCAGGGCTTCTCATGCATCAGAGACTGCACACGGGAGAGAAGCCCTACAAATGCGAATGTGGGAAGAGCTTTGGCCGGAGCTCCGACCTCCACATCCATCAGAGGgtccacacaggagagaaaccctataaatgcAGTGAGTGTGGGAAGGGCTTCCGGCGGAATTCGGACCTTCACAGCCACCAGAGGGTCCACACGGGAGAGAGGCCCTAcgtatgtgatgtgtgtgggaAGGGTTTCATCTACAGCTCCGACCTCCTTATCCATCAGAGggtccacactggagagaaaccctataaatgtgcTGAGTGTGGCAAAGGCTTCAGTTACAGCTCAGGGCTTCTCATTCACCAGAGAGTCCACACAGgcgagaaaccttacaaatgccAAGACTGTGGAAAGGGCTTTAGGTGCACATCAAGCCTTCACAAACATCAGCGAGTCCACACTGGGAAAAAGCCCTATACGTGTGATCAGTGTGGCAAGGGATTCAGTTATGGCTCTAATCTTCGCTCCCACCAGAGGTtgcacacaggagagaaaccctacactTGTTATGAATGTGGGAAGGGTTTCAGATATGGCTCAGGTCTCCTTAGTCACAAGAGAGTGCACACTGGCGAGAAGCCATACAGATGCCACGTGTGTGGGAAGGGCTATAGTCAGAGCTCACATCTTCAAGGTCATCAGAGGGTCcacactggtgagaaaccctataaatgtgaGGAGTGTGGGAAGGGCTTTGGCCGCAGCTCCTGTCTTCATGTTCATCAGCGagtccacactggagagaagccctataCGTGTGATGTGTGTGGGAAAGGCTTCAGTTATACCTCAGGTCTGCGGAACCACCAGAGAGTGCATTTAGGCGAGAACCCTTATAAGTAG
- the ZNF229 gene encoding zinc finger protein 229 isoform X3 has protein sequence MQENFRNLLSVGERNPLGDKNGKDMEYIQDEELRFFSHKELSSWKIWEEVAGELPGSQDCRVNLQGKDFQLSEDAAPHQGWEGASTPFFPLENFLDSLQGDGLISLENQQFPAWRAIRPIPIQGSWAKAFVNQSGDVQERCKNLDTEDTVYKCNWDDYSFCWISCHVDHRVPEIDKPCGCNKCRKDCIKNSVLHHISPGENGLKSNEYGNGFRDDSDRPPHPRVPLKEKPYQYHEFSKGLRHSARLNRHQRIPTGEKSVKSLERGRGVRQNTHIHNHPRAPVGDMPYRCDVCGKGFRYKSVLLIHQGVHTGRRPYKCEECGKAFGRSSNLLVHQRVHTGEKPYKCNECGKGFSYSSVLQVHQRLHTGEKPYTCSECGKGFCAKSALHKHQHIHPGEKSYSCGECGKGFSCSSHLSSHQKTHTGERPYQCDKCGKGFSHNSYLQAHQRVHMGQHLYKCNVCGKSFSYSSGLLMHQRLHTGEKPYKCECGKSFGRSSDLHIHQRVHTGEKPYKCSECGKGFRRNSDLHSHQRVHTGERPYVCDVCGKGFIYSSDLLIHQRVHTGEKPYKCAECGKGFSYSSGLLIHQRVHTGEKPYKCQDCGKGFRCTSSLHKHQRVHTGKKPYTCDQCGKGFSYGSNLRSHQRLHTGEKPYTCYECGKGFRYGSGLLSHKRVHTGEKPYRCHVCGKGYSQSSHLQGHQRVHTGEKPYKCEECGKGFGRSSCLHVHQRVHTGEKPYTCDVCGKGFSYTSGLRNHQRVHLGENPYK, from the exons ATGCAGGAGAATTTCAGGAACCTGCTCTCAGTGGGTGAGAGGAATCCTCTGG GAGACAAGAATGGAAAGGATATGGAGTATATTCAAGATGAAGAATTAAGGTTCTTTTCACACAAAGAGCTCTCCTCGTGGAAAATCTGGGAAGAGGTGGCAGGTGAATTACCTGGGAGCCAAGACTGTAGAGTAAATCTGCAAGGAAAAGACTTCCAGTTATCAGAAGATGCTGCTCCCCATCAAGGGTGGGAAGGAGCATCTACGCCGTTTTTTCCACTTGAGAATTTCCTGGACAGTCTACAAGGAGATGGGCTTATCAGTCTAGAAAATCAACAGTTTCCAGCCTGGAGAGCTATAAGACCAATCCCCATTCAAGGATCTTGGGCAAAAGCGTTTGTGAACCAGTCAGGGGATGTTCAAGAAAGATGTAAAAATCTCGACACAGAAGACACAGTATATAAATGTAACTGGGATGATTACAGCTTTTGCTGGATATCTTGTCATGTTGATCACAGAGTCCCTGAAATAGATAAGCCATGTGGTtgcaataaatgcagaaaagactGCATTAAAAACTCTGTACTTCATCACATTAGCCCTGGAGAGAATGGCTTGAAAAGTAACGAATATGGAAATGGCTTCAGGGACGATTCAGACCGTCCCCCCCATCCAAGAGTACCTTTGAAAGAGAAACCCTATCAATATCATGAGTTTAGTAAGGGCTTGAGGCACAGTGCCCGTCTTAACAGACATCAAAGAATTCCCACAGGAGAGAAATCTGTTAAGAGTCTTGAGCGTGGTCGGGGCGTCAGACAGAACACGCACATACACAACCACCCCAGAGCCCCTGTGGGAGACATGCCCTATAGATGTGATGTCTGTGGAAAGGGGTTCAGGTATAAATCGGTTCTTCTTATTCATCAAGGGGTGCATACAGGAAGGAGACCCTATAAATGTGAGGAGTGTGGGAAGGCATTTGGTCGAAGTTCAAACCTGCTTGTCCATCAGAGggtccacactggagagaaaccatataaATGCAACGAGTGTGGGAAGGGCTTCAGTTACAGCTCAGTGCTTCAAGTCCATCAGAGGCTGCACACAGGGGAGAAGCCCTACACCTGCAGCGAGTGTGGCAAAGGCTTCTGTGCCAAGTCTGCACTGCACAAACACCAGCACATTCACCCTGGAGAAAAGTCCTACAGCTGTGGCGAGTGTGGAAAGGGATTCAGCTGCAGCTCCCACCTCAGCAGTCATCAGAAGACACACACCGGTGAGAGGCCCTACCAGTGTGACAAGTGTGGCAAAGGTTTCAGTCACAACTCGTACCTTCAAGCTCACCAGAGAGTTCACATGGGGCAGCATCTGTACAAATGCAACGTGTGTGGTAAGAGTTTCAGTTACAGCTCAGGGCTTCTCATGCATCAGAGACTGCACACGGGAGAGAAGCCCTACAAATGCGAATGTGGGAAGAGCTTTGGCCGGAGCTCCGACCTCCACATCCATCAGAGGgtccacacaggagagaaaccctataaatgcAGTGAGTGTGGGAAGGGCTTCCGGCGGAATTCGGACCTTCACAGCCACCAGAGGGTCCACACGGGAGAGAGGCCCTAcgtatgtgatgtgtgtgggaAGGGTTTCATCTACAGCTCCGACCTCCTTATCCATCAGAGggtccacactggagagaaaccctataaatgtgcTGAGTGTGGCAAAGGCTTCAGTTACAGCTCAGGGCTTCTCATTCACCAGAGAGTCCACACAGgcgagaaaccttacaaatgccAAGACTGTGGAAAGGGCTTTAGGTGCACATCAAGCCTTCACAAACATCAGCGAGTCCACACTGGGAAAAAGCCCTATACGTGTGATCAGTGTGGCAAGGGATTCAGTTATGGCTCTAATCTTCGCTCCCACCAGAGGTtgcacacaggagagaaaccctacactTGTTATGAATGTGGGAAGGGTTTCAGATATGGCTCAGGTCTCCTTAGTCACAAGAGAGTGCACACTGGCGAGAAGCCATACAGATGCCACGTGTGTGGGAAGGGCTATAGTCAGAGCTCACATCTTCAAGGTCATCAGAGGGTCcacactggtgagaaaccctataaatgtgaGGAGTGTGGGAAGGGCTTTGGCCGCAGCTCCTGTCTTCATGTTCATCAGCGagtccacactggagagaagccctataCGTGTGATGTGTGTGGGAAAGGCTTCAGTTATACCTCAGGTCTGCGGAACCACCAGAGAGTGCATTTAGGCGAGAACCCTTATAAGTAG
- the ZNF229 gene encoding zinc finger protein 229 isoform X4 → MEYIQDEELRFFSHKELSSWKIWEEVAGELPGSQDCRVNLQGKDFQLSEDAAPHQGWEGASTPFFPLENFLDSLQGDGLISLENQQFPAWRAIRPIPIQGSWAKAFVNQSGDVQERCKNLDTEDTVYKCNWDDYSFCWISCHVDHRVPEIDKPCGCNKCRKDCIKNSVLHHISPGENGLKSNEYGNGFRDDSDRPPHPRVPLKEKPYQYHEFSKGLRHSARLNRHQRIPTGEKSVKSLERGRGVRQNTHIHNHPRAPVGDMPYRCDVCGKGFRYKSVLLIHQGVHTGRRPYKCEECGKAFGRSSNLLVHQRVHTGEKPYKCNECGKGFSYSSVLQVHQRLHTGEKPYTCSECGKGFCAKSALHKHQHIHPGEKSYSCGECGKGFSCSSHLSSHQKTHTGERPYQCDKCGKGFSHNSYLQAHQRVHMGQHLYKCNVCGKSFSYSSGLLMHQRLHTGEKPYKCECGKSFGRSSDLHIHQRVHTGEKPYKCSECGKGFRRNSDLHSHQRVHTGERPYVCDVCGKGFIYSSDLLIHQRVHTGEKPYKCAECGKGFSYSSGLLIHQRVHTGEKPYKCQDCGKGFRCTSSLHKHQRVHTGKKPYTCDQCGKGFSYGSNLRSHQRLHTGEKPYTCYECGKGFRYGSGLLSHKRVHTGEKPYRCHVCGKGYSQSSHLQGHQRVHTGEKPYKCEECGKGFGRSSCLHVHQRVHTGEKPYTCDVCGKGFSYTSGLRNHQRVHLGENPYK, encoded by the coding sequence ATGGAGTATATTCAAGATGAAGAATTAAGGTTCTTTTCACACAAAGAGCTCTCCTCGTGGAAAATCTGGGAAGAGGTGGCAGGTGAATTACCTGGGAGCCAAGACTGTAGAGTAAATCTGCAAGGAAAAGACTTCCAGTTATCAGAAGATGCTGCTCCCCATCAAGGGTGGGAAGGAGCATCTACGCCGTTTTTTCCACTTGAGAATTTCCTGGACAGTCTACAAGGAGATGGGCTTATCAGTCTAGAAAATCAACAGTTTCCAGCCTGGAGAGCTATAAGACCAATCCCCATTCAAGGATCTTGGGCAAAAGCGTTTGTGAACCAGTCAGGGGATGTTCAAGAAAGATGTAAAAATCTCGACACAGAAGACACAGTATATAAATGTAACTGGGATGATTACAGCTTTTGCTGGATATCTTGTCATGTTGATCACAGAGTCCCTGAAATAGATAAGCCATGTGGTtgcaataaatgcagaaaagactGCATTAAAAACTCTGTACTTCATCACATTAGCCCTGGAGAGAATGGCTTGAAAAGTAACGAATATGGAAATGGCTTCAGGGACGATTCAGACCGTCCCCCCCATCCAAGAGTACCTTTGAAAGAGAAACCCTATCAATATCATGAGTTTAGTAAGGGCTTGAGGCACAGTGCCCGTCTTAACAGACATCAAAGAATTCCCACAGGAGAGAAATCTGTTAAGAGTCTTGAGCGTGGTCGGGGCGTCAGACAGAACACGCACATACACAACCACCCCAGAGCCCCTGTGGGAGACATGCCCTATAGATGTGATGTCTGTGGAAAGGGGTTCAGGTATAAATCGGTTCTTCTTATTCATCAAGGGGTGCATACAGGAAGGAGACCCTATAAATGTGAGGAGTGTGGGAAGGCATTTGGTCGAAGTTCAAACCTGCTTGTCCATCAGAGggtccacactggagagaaaccatataaATGCAACGAGTGTGGGAAGGGCTTCAGTTACAGCTCAGTGCTTCAAGTCCATCAGAGGCTGCACACAGGGGAGAAGCCCTACACCTGCAGCGAGTGTGGCAAAGGCTTCTGTGCCAAGTCTGCACTGCACAAACACCAGCACATTCACCCTGGAGAAAAGTCCTACAGCTGTGGCGAGTGTGGAAAGGGATTCAGCTGCAGCTCCCACCTCAGCAGTCATCAGAAGACACACACCGGTGAGAGGCCCTACCAGTGTGACAAGTGTGGCAAAGGTTTCAGTCACAACTCGTACCTTCAAGCTCACCAGAGAGTTCACATGGGGCAGCATCTGTACAAATGCAACGTGTGTGGTAAGAGTTTCAGTTACAGCTCAGGGCTTCTCATGCATCAGAGACTGCACACGGGAGAGAAGCCCTACAAATGCGAATGTGGGAAGAGCTTTGGCCGGAGCTCCGACCTCCACATCCATCAGAGGgtccacacaggagagaaaccctataaatgcAGTGAGTGTGGGAAGGGCTTCCGGCGGAATTCGGACCTTCACAGCCACCAGAGGGTCCACACGGGAGAGAGGCCCTAcgtatgtgatgtgtgtgggaAGGGTTTCATCTACAGCTCCGACCTCCTTATCCATCAGAGggtccacactggagagaaaccctataaatgtgcTGAGTGTGGCAAAGGCTTCAGTTACAGCTCAGGGCTTCTCATTCACCAGAGAGTCCACACAGgcgagaaaccttacaaatgccAAGACTGTGGAAAGGGCTTTAGGTGCACATCAAGCCTTCACAAACATCAGCGAGTCCACACTGGGAAAAAGCCCTATACGTGTGATCAGTGTGGCAAGGGATTCAGTTATGGCTCTAATCTTCGCTCCCACCAGAGGTtgcacacaggagagaaaccctacactTGTTATGAATGTGGGAAGGGTTTCAGATATGGCTCAGGTCTCCTTAGTCACAAGAGAGTGCACACTGGCGAGAAGCCATACAGATGCCACGTGTGTGGGAAGGGCTATAGTCAGAGCTCACATCTTCAAGGTCATCAGAGGGTCcacactggtgagaaaccctataaatgtgaGGAGTGTGGGAAGGGCTTTGGCCGCAGCTCCTGTCTTCATGTTCATCAGCGagtccacactggagagaagccctataCGTGTGATGTGTGTGGGAAAGGCTTCAGTTATACCTCAGGTCTGCGGAACCACCAGAGAGTGCATTTAGGCGAGAACCCTTATAAGTAG
- the ZNF229 gene encoding zinc finger protein 229 isoform X2, whose amino-acid sequence MSQEPLSFKDVAVVFTEEELELLDSTQRQLYQDVMQENFRNLLSVGDKNGKDMEYIQDEELRFFSHKELSSWKIWEEVAGELPGSQDCRVNLQGKDFQLSEDAAPHQGWEGASTPFFPLENFLDSLQGDGLISLENQQFPAWRAIRPIPIQGSWAKAFVNQSGDVQERCKNLDTEDTVYKCNWDDYSFCWISCHVDHRVPEIDKPCGCNKCRKDCIKNSVLHHISPGENGLKSNEYGNGFRDDSDRPPHPRVPLKEKPYQYHEFSKGLRHSARLNRHQRIPTGEKSVKSLERGRGVRQNTHIHNHPRAPVGDMPYRCDVCGKGFRYKSVLLIHQGVHTGRRPYKCEECGKAFGRSSNLLVHQRVHTGEKPYKCNECGKGFSYSSVLQVHQRLHTGEKPYTCSECGKGFCAKSALHKHQHIHPGEKSYSCGECGKGFSCSSHLSSHQKTHTGERPYQCDKCGKGFSHNSYLQAHQRVHMGQHLYKCNVCGKSFSYSSGLLMHQRLHTGEKPYKCECGKSFGRSSDLHIHQRVHTGEKPYKCSECGKGFRRNSDLHSHQRVHTGERPYVCDVCGKGFIYSSDLLIHQRVHTGEKPYKCAECGKGFSYSSGLLIHQRVHTGEKPYKCQDCGKGFRCTSSLHKHQRVHTGKKPYTCDQCGKGFSYGSNLRSHQRLHTGEKPYTCYECGKGFRYGSGLLSHKRVHTGEKPYRCHVCGKGYSQSSHLQGHQRVHTGEKPYKCEECGKGFGRSSCLHVHQRVHTGEKPYTCDVCGKGFSYTSGLRNHQRVHLGENPYK is encoded by the exons ATGTCTCAG GAGCCATTGAGCTTCAAGGACGTGGCTGTGGTCTTCACTGAGGAGGAGCTAGAGCTGCTGGACTCTACCCAGAGGCAGCTGTACCAAGATGTGATGCAGGAGAATTTCAGGAACCTGCTCTCAGTGG GAGACAAGAATGGAAAGGATATGGAGTATATTCAAGATGAAGAATTAAGGTTCTTTTCACACAAAGAGCTCTCCTCGTGGAAAATCTGGGAAGAGGTGGCAGGTGAATTACCTGGGAGCCAAGACTGTAGAGTAAATCTGCAAGGAAAAGACTTCCAGTTATCAGAAGATGCTGCTCCCCATCAAGGGTGGGAAGGAGCATCTACGCCGTTTTTTCCACTTGAGAATTTCCTGGACAGTCTACAAGGAGATGGGCTTATCAGTCTAGAAAATCAACAGTTTCCAGCCTGGAGAGCTATAAGACCAATCCCCATTCAAGGATCTTGGGCAAAAGCGTTTGTGAACCAGTCAGGGGATGTTCAAGAAAGATGTAAAAATCTCGACACAGAAGACACAGTATATAAATGTAACTGGGATGATTACAGCTTTTGCTGGATATCTTGTCATGTTGATCACAGAGTCCCTGAAATAGATAAGCCATGTGGTtgcaataaatgcagaaaagactGCATTAAAAACTCTGTACTTCATCACATTAGCCCTGGAGAGAATGGCTTGAAAAGTAACGAATATGGAAATGGCTTCAGGGACGATTCAGACCGTCCCCCCCATCCAAGAGTACCTTTGAAAGAGAAACCCTATCAATATCATGAGTTTAGTAAGGGCTTGAGGCACAGTGCCCGTCTTAACAGACATCAAAGAATTCCCACAGGAGAGAAATCTGTTAAGAGTCTTGAGCGTGGTCGGGGCGTCAGACAGAACACGCACATACACAACCACCCCAGAGCCCCTGTGGGAGACATGCCCTATAGATGTGATGTCTGTGGAAAGGGGTTCAGGTATAAATCGGTTCTTCTTATTCATCAAGGGGTGCATACAGGAAGGAGACCCTATAAATGTGAGGAGTGTGGGAAGGCATTTGGTCGAAGTTCAAACCTGCTTGTCCATCAGAGggtccacactggagagaaaccatataaATGCAACGAGTGTGGGAAGGGCTTCAGTTACAGCTCAGTGCTTCAAGTCCATCAGAGGCTGCACACAGGGGAGAAGCCCTACACCTGCAGCGAGTGTGGCAAAGGCTTCTGTGCCAAGTCTGCACTGCACAAACACCAGCACATTCACCCTGGAGAAAAGTCCTACAGCTGTGGCGAGTGTGGAAAGGGATTCAGCTGCAGCTCCCACCTCAGCAGTCATCAGAAGACACACACCGGTGAGAGGCCCTACCAGTGTGACAAGTGTGGCAAAGGTTTCAGTCACAACTCGTACCTTCAAGCTCACCAGAGAGTTCACATGGGGCAGCATCTGTACAAATGCAACGTGTGTGGTAAGAGTTTCAGTTACAGCTCAGGGCTTCTCATGCATCAGAGACTGCACACGGGAGAGAAGCCCTACAAATGCGAATGTGGGAAGAGCTTTGGCCGGAGCTCCGACCTCCACATCCATCAGAGGgtccacacaggagagaaaccctataaatgcAGTGAGTGTGGGAAGGGCTTCCGGCGGAATTCGGACCTTCACAGCCACCAGAGGGTCCACACGGGAGAGAGGCCCTAcgtatgtgatgtgtgtgggaAGGGTTTCATCTACAGCTCCGACCTCCTTATCCATCAGAGggtccacactggagagaaaccctataaatgtgcTGAGTGTGGCAAAGGCTTCAGTTACAGCTCAGGGCTTCTCATTCACCAGAGAGTCCACACAGgcgagaaaccttacaaatgccAAGACTGTGGAAAGGGCTTTAGGTGCACATCAAGCCTTCACAAACATCAGCGAGTCCACACTGGGAAAAAGCCCTATACGTGTGATCAGTGTGGCAAGGGATTCAGTTATGGCTCTAATCTTCGCTCCCACCAGAGGTtgcacacaggagagaaaccctacactTGTTATGAATGTGGGAAGGGTTTCAGATATGGCTCAGGTCTCCTTAGTCACAAGAGAGTGCACACTGGCGAGAAGCCATACAGATGCCACGTGTGTGGGAAGGGCTATAGTCAGAGCTCACATCTTCAAGGTCATCAGAGGGTCcacactggtgagaaaccctataaatgtgaGGAGTGTGGGAAGGGCTTTGGCCGCAGCTCCTGTCTTCATGTTCATCAGCGagtccacactggagagaagccctataCGTGTGATGTGTGTGGGAAAGGCTTCAGTTATACCTCAGGTCTGCGGAACCACCAGAGAGTGCATTTAGGCGAGAACCCTTATAAGTAG